One part of the Deinococcus betulae genome encodes these proteins:
- a CDS encoding PIG-L deacetylase family protein translates to MTDARLHLLLIVPHPDDEVYGAAGTMMAHLAADEPCGLVTLTRGEAGRTLGLCDSPEALARMREAELGACLDVIGLTCHAGSTFEHHHFPDKYLAQQPFDPLVETAREAITRLRPRIVLTFPPNGSNGHPDHVTTHRAVKAAWDGLPRPERPRLWYYASDTPPEQEALRPEWLPPNVRRDVTPFITRKLQAIACHRTQALSTVDFIRRFPGRITEETFYEVPEEG, encoded by the coding sequence ATGACCGACGCCCGCCTGCATCTGCTGCTGATCGTGCCGCACCCCGACGACGAGGTGTACGGCGCCGCCGGCACCATGATGGCCCACCTGGCTGCCGATGAGCCGTGCGGCCTGGTGACCCTGACGCGGGGCGAGGCCGGGCGCACCCTGGGGCTGTGTGATTCTCCCGAGGCCCTGGCCCGCATGCGCGAGGCCGAGCTGGGCGCCTGCCTGGATGTGATTGGTCTGACCTGTCACGCTGGCAGCACCTTTGAACACCATCACTTTCCAGACAAATATCTGGCGCAGCAGCCCTTTGACCCCCTGGTCGAAACAGCCCGCGAGGCCATCACCCGTCTACGGCCCCGCATTGTGCTGACCTTTCCCCCCAATGGCAGCAACGGTCACCCCGACCACGTCACCACTCACCGCGCGGTCAAGGCCGCCTGGGACGGCCTGCCCCGGCCAGAGCGCCCCCGCCTGTGGTACTACGCCAGCGACACGCCGCCCGAGCAAGAGGCCCTGCGGCCCGAGTGGCTACCGCCCAACGTGCGCCGGGACGTGACGCCGTTTATCACGCGCAAGTTGCAGGCCATTGCTTGCCACCGCACCCAGGCCCTGAGCACTGTGGATTTCATCCGGCGCTTTCCGGGGCGCATCACCGAAGAAACGTTCTACGAAGTGCCGGAAGAAGGCTAA
- a CDS encoding EVE domain-containing protein produces the protein MRYWLLKSEPDVFGYPDLERAGREPWNGVRNYQARNFLREMAEGDLCLFYHSNAKPPGVAGVARVVRAAHTDNLQFEASSLYFDPKSTPEAPRWSMVEVAPVQALPRVVTLDELRALPEWAGSLLTGKGSRLSVLPVTAEQWHSVLLTSGLAPEGAEYLLLTAGL, from the coding sequence ATGCGGTACTGGCTGCTGAAATCTGAACCTGACGTCTTTGGTTACCCCGATCTAGAGCGCGCCGGACGCGAACCCTGGAACGGCGTGCGCAACTATCAGGCCCGCAATTTTCTGCGCGAAATGGCCGAGGGCGATCTGTGTCTCTTTTATCACTCCAACGCCAAACCCCCCGGCGTGGCCGGCGTGGCGCGGGTGGTGCGCGCCGCCCACACCGACAACCTGCAATTTGAGGCCAGCAGCCTCTACTTTGACCCCAAAAGCACCCCAGAGGCCCCGCGCTGGAGCATGGTCGAGGTGGCCCCAGTGCAGGCCTTGCCCCGCGTGGTCACGCTGGACGAGTTGCGCGCCCTGCCCGAGTGGGCCGGGTCTCTGCTGACCGGCAAAGGCTCGCGCCTCAGTGTGCTGCCGGTCACAGCCGAGCAGTGGCACAGCGTGCTGCTGACCTCTGGCCTGGCGCCGGAGGGCGCCGAATACCTCTTACTGACCGCCGGTCTTTGA
- a CDS encoding permease prefix domain 1-containing protein, translated as MRAARTPRLARRAALTLEGYLRRATRGLPAAERLDAAAELRTHLLGRVAEHQAQGFSREEAEFLAVRAMGDPQPVNRGFLGHAFTHRAGWLTLGALLLSGLGWVSYREWLPPREGARFEAVNQQDVAALFAASDAPRGIYQAVTLTLPKGTQSVIFVHLSGSAGGRQDNLMVNTYPAAKVTAQNIRGRIPGSYRDQLRLLLTTQRLTCEGQPQARLYAAERPWPSPFWNTGAHLSGGAVSASTEACDDPRVRLRERGNLFRTVVRPDGENAVLTGHQPLHLNEWTVLARLVVDPQADPDASGLPVGGYSTQARGSYVAVMPLNRTAGAWDGSSERPGLIRLSTEREPLPPLPPAVP; from the coding sequence ATGAGGGCCGCCCGCACACCCCGCCTGGCGCGCCGCGCCGCCCTGACCCTGGAAGGCTACCTGCGCCGCGCTACCCGTGGCCTGCCCGCCGCCGAGCGCCTGGACGCCGCCGCCGAACTCCGCACGCACCTGCTGGGCCGCGTGGCCGAACATCAGGCCCAGGGCTTTTCCCGTGAGGAAGCCGAGTTTCTGGCGGTGCGGGCGATGGGTGACCCACAGCCGGTCAACCGGGGCTTTCTGGGCCACGCCTTCACGCACCGCGCCGGCTGGCTGACCCTGGGCGCGCTGCTGCTGAGCGGCCTGGGCTGGGTGAGCTACCGGGAGTGGCTGCCCCCACGTGAAGGCGCGCGGTTTGAGGCTGTCAATCAGCAGGATGTTGCCGCTCTTTTCGCCGCTTCGGATGCTCCGCGGGGCATTTATCAGGCCGTGACCCTGACCTTACCGAAGGGCACACAGTCGGTCATCTTCGTCCACCTCTCCGGGTCAGCTGGGGGCCGTCAGGACAACCTGATGGTCAACACCTATCCCGCCGCCAAAGTGACTGCTCAGAACATCCGGGGCCGCATTCCAGGCAGTTACCGCGACCAGCTTCGCCTCCTCCTGACCACACAGCGCCTGACTTGCGAGGGGCAGCCGCAGGCCAGGCTCTACGCAGCAGAGCGCCCCTGGCCCTCTCCTTTCTGGAACACCGGCGCCCACCTGAGTGGCGGCGCCGTGAGTGCGTCCACAGAGGCCTGTGACGATCCGAGGGTGCGCCTGCGTGAACGGGGCAATCTCTTCCGGACTGTGGTCAGGCCCGATGGAGAGAATGCGGTGCTCACCGGCCACCAGCCCCTTCACCTGAACGAATGGACGGTCCTGGCCCGCCTGGTTGTTGATCCGCAGGCTGACCCCGATGCTTCTGGCCTGCCTGTTGGGGGGTACAGCACCCAGGCGCGTGGGAGTTACGTCGCCGTCATGCCGCTCAACAGGACAGCGGGGGCGTGGGACGGCTCCTCGGAGCGCCCTGGCCTGATCCGGCTGTCCACCGAGCGCGAACCGCTGCCCCCCCTACCGCCCGCCGTGCCCTGA
- a CDS encoding PadR family transcriptional regulator has product MNPLKSGTLDLALLAALQDQPRYGLDILKHVNGRSGGLFDLKEGSLYPALHRLVKAGWVQSEWQPSDRGGAPRKVYRLTEDGRRALHAKRQEWQTLRGALDALLLGRLA; this is encoded by the coding sequence ATGAACCCACTGAAATCTGGCACGCTTGACCTGGCCCTGCTGGCCGCTTTGCAAGATCAGCCGCGCTACGGCCTGGACATTCTGAAACACGTCAACGGGCGCAGCGGCGGCTTGTTCGATCTGAAAGAAGGCAGCCTCTACCCGGCGCTGCACCGCCTGGTAAAAGCGGGCTGGGTCCAGAGCGAATGGCAGCCCAGCGACCGGGGCGGGGCGCCGCGTAAGGTCTACCGCCTGACCGAAGATGGCCGGCGCGCCCTGCACGCCAAGCGCCAGGAGTGGCAGACCCTGCGCGGCGCGCTGGACGCCCTGCTGCTGGGGCGGCTGGCATGA
- a CDS encoding S1C family serine protease — protein sequence MRASPWLPVLLLLALAAYLLPDLRLPFQPAPVVTVPGPSAAPALPNQLPAATRALFEKSRPASVRVESVNPSTRNAGIGTGFFISETGQVLTAYHVVSGGRLFQVSTLSGRSYSAQVTAFDASADVALLQVRGRGPFPYLKLATRPPRVGETVLAVGNSGGDFLQPRRGQLLGLDTPSSDVTFPQGTLEMTAPLAPGDSGGPIIDGNGQAIGVVSYISVDVSGQTRRSYAVPVTEGNALIASLRAGETKDVPVVGLIFDTVHSGRTELAGGVIDGVARRSPAERAGLRGNVRDGQGKLVSLGDVIVRVNGQRTRDANAVIQAVRRLAVGDTVTLTYQRGEELREARVVLVPKASVNLEE from the coding sequence GTGCGCGCTTCGCCCTGGCTTCCTGTTTTGCTGCTGCTGGCGCTGGCTGCCTACCTGCTGCCCGACTTGCGGCTGCCGTTTCAGCCGGCGCCGGTGGTCACGGTGCCTGGCCCATCTGCGGCCCCAGCCCTGCCTAATCAGCTTCCGGCCGCCACACGCGCCCTGTTCGAGAAAAGCCGCCCGGCCAGTGTGCGCGTGGAAAGCGTGAACCCCAGCACGCGCAACGCGGGCATCGGCACCGGATTTTTCATCAGCGAGACCGGGCAGGTGCTGACGGCCTACCATGTGGTCAGCGGGGGCCGCCTGTTTCAGGTCAGCACGCTCTCGGGGCGCTCGTATTCGGCGCAGGTGACGGCCTTTGACGCCAGCGCGGACGTAGCGCTGTTGCAGGTGCGGGGGCGTGGCCCCTTTCCTTACCTCAAGCTGGCCACCCGTCCGCCGCGCGTGGGCGAAACGGTGCTGGCAGTGGGCAACAGTGGGGGTGACTTTCTGCAACCCCGGCGCGGGCAACTGCTGGGCCTGGACACGCCGTCCAGCGACGTGACCTTCCCGCAGGGCACCCTGGAAATGACGGCGCCGCTGGCGCCTGGGGACAGCGGCGGCCCCATCATTGACGGCAATGGGCAGGCCATCGGGGTGGTCAGTTACATCAGCGTGGATGTCAGCGGTCAGACCCGGCGCAGCTACGCCGTACCTGTCACTGAGGGCAACGCCCTGATTGCCTCGCTGAGGGCCGGAGAAACGAAAGATGTGCCGGTGGTGGGGCTGATTTTCGATACGGTCCACAGTGGCCGCACCGAGCTGGCGGGCGGCGTCATTGACGGCGTGGCCCGCCGCAGTCCTGCGGAGCGGGCGGGGCTGCGCGGCAACGTGCGTGACGGTCAGGGGAAGCTGGTCAGCCTGGGCGACGTGATTGTCCGGGTCAATGGCCAGCGCACCCGCGACGCCAACGCCGTGATTCAGGCGGTGCGCCGCTTAGCTGTAGGCGACACAGTCACCCTGACCTATCAGCGCGGCGAGGAACTCCGCGAAGCGCGCGTGGTCTTGGTGCCTAAGGCCAGCGTGAATCTGGAAGAGTGA
- the cutA gene encoding divalent-cation tolerance protein CutA yields MSLVVLVTLPPERALDLARILVSEHLAGCVNIVPGLQSVYRWHGDVAEDPESLLLIKTSGEQYPDLEARIKALHPYEVPEIIALQYDRALPEFQAWLRGALEPGSR; encoded by the coding sequence ATGTCACTTGTCGTGCTGGTCACCCTTCCTCCGGAACGGGCGCTGGACTTGGCCCGGATTCTCGTCAGTGAACACCTGGCTGGTTGCGTCAATATCGTGCCGGGTCTGCAAAGCGTCTACCGCTGGCACGGCGACGTGGCCGAAGACCCTGAAAGTCTGCTGCTGATTAAAACCAGCGGCGAGCAGTACCCCGACCTTGAGGCCCGAATCAAGGCCCTGCACCCCTACGAGGTGCCCGAGATTATTGCCCTGCAATACGACCGCGCCCTGCCCGAATTTCAGGCGTGGCTGCGCGGCGCCCTGGAACCGGGTTCAAGGTAA
- a CDS encoding LapA family protein — protein MRTVVLIVLLVLLGLFALLNTNALMFPHTLSLGFVTYQGVPMGLILLILGTLLMVLFYAWAGLAGLRAQADSARLLRDMEALRVSLDSQESSRFAQLQEHLDARFHTLGPGQNAGEVAALSARVDALSRDLNLQLAQLDDYLKGKLG, from the coding sequence ATGCGGACGGTGGTCCTGATTGTTCTGCTGGTGCTGCTGGGGCTGTTTGCCCTGCTGAACACCAACGCGCTGATGTTTCCGCACACCCTGAGCCTGGGCTTCGTGACCTATCAGGGCGTGCCGATGGGGCTGATTCTGCTCATTCTGGGCACCCTGCTGATGGTGCTGTTTTACGCCTGGGCGGGGCTTGCGGGCTTGCGGGCTCAGGCCGACAGCGCCCGGCTGCTGCGCGATATGGAAGCCCTGCGGGTTAGTCTGGACAGCCAGGAAAGCAGCCGCTTTGCCCAATTGCAGGAGCATCTGGACGCCCGGTTTCACACCCTGGGACCAGGCCAGAATGCCGGCGAGGTGGCGGCCCTGAGTGCGCGTGTGGACGCCCTGAGCCGTGACCTGAACCTGCAACTGGCGCAGCTGGACGACTACCTGAAAGGCAAGCTGGGCTAG
- the accD gene encoding acetyl-CoA carboxylase, carboxyltransferase subunit beta produces MALDRFFRRRRPQVQPGTDLPDLWTQCPACKEGLYNRELEASAFVCPKCGHHLRLDAAQRVNVLLDEGSFVQHSGRVQPTDALNFVDTESYIERLRRAQKKTGRPDAILTGRGTLLGQAVTVAVMDFAFSGGSMGSVVGEEIARAAEYAAEAGTPLLIVTASGGARMQESALSLMQMAKTTVALETLADRGLPYVSILTDPTTGGVTASFATIADVIVAEPGALIGFAGPRVIQQTIRQNLPEGFQRAEFLLEHGMVDAVVDRREQRSYLASLLGLLTRREASA; encoded by the coding sequence ATGGCCCTTGACCGTTTCTTTCGCCGTCGCCGCCCGCAAGTGCAGCCGGGCACCGACCTGCCTGACCTGTGGACCCAGTGCCCCGCCTGCAAAGAAGGGCTGTATAACCGTGAGCTGGAAGCCAGCGCCTTCGTGTGCCCCAAGTGCGGCCATCACCTGCGGCTGGACGCCGCGCAGCGCGTCAACGTCCTGCTGGATGAGGGCAGCTTTGTCCAGCACTCGGGCCGGGTTCAGCCCACCGACGCCCTGAACTTCGTAGACACCGAGAGCTACATTGAGCGTCTACGCCGCGCGCAGAAAAAGACGGGCCGACCCGACGCCATCCTGACCGGGCGCGGCACCCTGCTGGGGCAGGCGGTCACGGTCGCGGTGATGGACTTCGCCTTTTCGGGCGGCAGCATGGGCAGCGTGGTGGGCGAGGAGATTGCCCGCGCGGCCGAATACGCCGCCGAAGCCGGTACGCCGCTGCTGATCGTGACCGCCAGCGGCGGCGCCCGTATGCAGGAAAGTGCCCTGTCCCTGATGCAGATGGCCAAAACCACTGTGGCGCTAGAAACCCTAGCCGACCGTGGCCTGCCGTATGTCAGCATCTTGACCGACCCCACCACCGGGGGCGTGACCGCCAGTTTCGCCACGATTGCCGATGTGATTGTGGCCGAGCCGGGCGCCCTGATTGGCTTTGCGGGGCCGCGCGTCATTCAGCAGACCATCCGCCAGAATCTGCCTGAGGGCTTTCAGCGCGCCGAGTTTCTACTGGAACACGGCATGGTGGACGCCGTGGTGGACCGGCGTGAACAGCGCAGCTATCTGGCGTCCCTGCTGGGCCTGCTCACCAGACGCGAGGCCAGCGCATGA
- a CDS encoding acetyl-CoA carboxylase carboxyltransferase subunit alpha, whose translation MTALKDTLRELEARVRDLEATAQKTGQNLDAAIHPLRAEVQRLQTEQAQQPVSRWERVQLARAQGRPTALDYVDRLCTEFTELHGDRRYGDDPALIGGPARWQGVPVMLLLQQKGRDTKSKIKRRFGSANPEGYRKAVRLMDLADKFGLPVVALVDTQGAYPGLEAEERGQGWAIAESIRRMLTLRVPVINVVIGEGGSGGALAVGVGNRVLIQENAWYSVISPEGAASIIWKDASKAPLAAEALKLTAPDLLALGIVEEVIPEPLGGAHGNADAAAEAVGEAVSRHLRDLMAQTPEALKASRAARFRKLGAYKE comes from the coding sequence ATGACCGCCCTGAAAGACACCCTGCGGGAATTGGAGGCACGGGTGCGCGACCTGGAAGCCACTGCGCAGAAGACCGGCCAGAATCTCGACGCCGCCATTCATCCCCTGCGCGCCGAGGTGCAGCGCCTGCAAACCGAGCAGGCTCAGCAGCCGGTCAGCCGCTGGGAGCGGGTGCAACTGGCCCGTGCCCAGGGCCGCCCCACCGCCCTGGACTATGTGGACCGCCTGTGTACCGAATTCACCGAGTTGCACGGTGACCGCCGCTACGGCGATGACCCGGCCCTGATTGGCGGCCCGGCGCGCTGGCAGGGCGTACCCGTCATGCTGCTGCTGCAACAAAAGGGCCGCGACACCAAGAGCAAAATCAAGCGCCGCTTTGGCAGCGCCAACCCCGAAGGCTACCGCAAGGCCGTGCGCCTGATGGACCTGGCCGACAAATTTGGCCTGCCGGTGGTGGCGCTGGTGGACACCCAGGGCGCCTACCCCGGCCTGGAGGCCGAGGAGCGCGGCCAGGGCTGGGCTATTGCCGAGAGCATTCGCCGCATGCTGACCCTGCGCGTGCCCGTCATCAATGTGGTGATTGGGGAAGGCGGCAGTGGCGGGGCACTGGCGGTAGGCGTGGGCAACCGCGTCCTGATTCAGGAAAATGCCTGGTACTCGGTGATTTCGCCTGAAGGCGCGGCCAGCATCATCTGGAAAGACGCCAGCAAGGCCCCTCTGGCCGCCGAGGCCCTGAAACTGACCGCCCCCGACCTGCTGGCCCTGGGCATCGTGGAAGAGGTTATTCCCGAGCCGCTGGGCGGCGCCCACGGCAACGCCGACGCGGCAGCCGAAGCGGTGGGCGAGGCGGTCAGCCGTCACCTGCGCGACCTGATGGCGCAGACTCCTGAGGCCCTGAAGGCCAGCCGCGCGGCCCGCTTCCGCAAACTGGGCGCGTATAAGGAATAG
- a CDS encoding prolyl oligopeptidase family serine peptidase gives MTSTHSQPVPVSVRGDHVDVYTNARGEAVPVPDPYRWLEDPDSDQTRAWVAEQNEVTEAFLAALPARAHYRQRLSALWDYAKPGAPWMRGGRSFRMYNPGLLNQPVLETAPTPTGPWRSLLDPNTLSEDGTVALAGASVSRDGRQLAYATQSGGSDWQRWQVRDIDSGQDSAERLDWSKFSGATWHPDGSGFYYSAYDAPVTGEALTGTNRGQRLMFHRLGTPQAEDQLILARPDQPDWGFEATVTEDARYLVVQVWIGTDPRGLLWVRPLASDGPFTELVSEFRAAYWMVGSDGDTLFVQTDEDAPRGQLLAWNAVTGERRTLIPQGPDTLEAAHVVSGGLLTVTLRDASHRLHLYGREGTLQREIALPTFGTLALNTHPDDPEVYATFTSFLAPTTPYRLTLPGGDLEPLAEPALPFDSSPYEVTQDFATSPDGTRVPLFIVARRGLPRDGTHPTLLYGYGGFNVSLTPAFSVSRLAWLERGGVYVQANLRGGAEYGEEWHLAGTRERKQNVFDDFIACAEHLGAAGWTSPQRLAIQGGSNGGLLVGACLTQRPDLFAAALPDVGVLDMLRYHLFTIGWAWASDYGRSDDPAMFDVLRAYSPLHTLKEGERYPATLITTGDHDDRVVPAHSFKFGAALQRAQGGPAPTLLRIQTRAGHGAGKPTALVIEQAADLYAFLERALGMS, from the coding sequence GTGACCTCAACCCACTCACAGCCCGTTCCGGTTTCTGTTCGGGGCGACCACGTAGACGTGTACACGAACGCGCGCGGCGAGGCCGTGCCGGTGCCGGACCCATACCGCTGGCTGGAAGACCCTGACAGTGACCAGACCCGCGCCTGGGTGGCCGAGCAAAACGAGGTCACCGAGGCGTTTCTGGCGGCCCTGCCTGCGCGCGCCCACTACCGCCAGCGCCTGAGCGCCCTGTGGGACTACGCCAAGCCGGGCGCGCCCTGGATGCGCGGCGGGCGGTCTTTCCGGATGTACAACCCTGGCCTGCTGAACCAGCCGGTGCTGGAAACGGCGCCGACCCCCACCGGCCCGTGGCGCTCCCTGCTGGACCCCAACACCCTCAGCGAGGACGGCACGGTGGCGCTGGCGGGCGCCTCGGTCAGCCGCGACGGGCGCCAGCTGGCTTACGCCACCCAGAGCGGCGGCAGCGACTGGCAGCGCTGGCAGGTGCGGGACATTGACAGCGGCCAGGACAGCGCCGAGAGGCTGGACTGGAGCAAGTTCAGCGGTGCGACCTGGCACCCCGACGGCAGCGGCTTTTACTACAGCGCCTACGACGCCCCGGTCACTGGCGAAGCCCTGACCGGCACCAATAGGGGCCAGCGCCTCATGTTTCACCGCCTGGGCACCCCTCAGGCTGAGGACCAACTGATCCTGGCCCGCCCCGACCAGCCGGACTGGGGGTTTGAGGCGACCGTCACCGAGGACGCGCGGTATCTGGTGGTTCAGGTCTGGATAGGGACCGACCCGCGCGGGCTGCTGTGGGTGCGTCCTCTGGCCTCAGACGGGCCCTTCACCGAACTGGTTTCCGAGTTCCGGGCCGCCTACTGGATGGTCGGCAGTGACGGCGACACCCTGTTCGTGCAGACCGACGAGGACGCCCCACGTGGGCAACTGCTGGCCTGGAACGCCGTGACGGGCGAGCGCCGCACTTTGATTCCTCAGGGACCCGACACCCTGGAAGCCGCGCACGTGGTGTCCGGCGGCCTGCTGACCGTGACCCTGAGGGACGCCAGCCACCGCCTGCACCTGTACGGCCGCGAAGGCACGCTGCAACGCGAGATCGCTCTGCCCACCTTCGGCACCCTGGCCCTGAACACCCACCCGGATGACCCGGAGGTCTACGCCACCTTCACGTCTTTTCTGGCCCCCACCACCCCCTACCGCCTGACCCTGCCGGGCGGCGACCTTGAGCCGCTGGCTGAGCCTGCCCTGCCCTTTGACTCCTCGCCCTATGAGGTCACCCAGGACTTTGCCACCAGCCCGGACGGCACGCGCGTGCCTCTATTTATCGTGGCGCGGCGCGGCCTGCCCAGGGACGGCACCCACCCCACACTGCTATACGGCTACGGCGGGTTTAACGTCAGTTTGACCCCAGCGTTCAGTGTGTCGCGGCTGGCGTGGCTGGAGCGCGGCGGGGTGTATGTGCAGGCCAACCTGCGCGGCGGCGCCGAATACGGCGAGGAGTGGCACCTGGCCGGGACCAGGGAACGCAAGCAGAATGTCTTTGACGACTTTATCGCCTGTGCCGAACACCTGGGGGCCGCAGGCTGGACCTCGCCGCAGCGGCTGGCGATTCAGGGCGGCAGCAACGGCGGCCTGCTGGTGGGCGCCTGCCTGACCCAGCGGCCAGACCTGTTCGCGGCGGCCCTGCCGGATGTCGGCGTGCTGGACATGCTGCGCTACCACCTCTTTACCATCGGCTGGGCCTGGGCCAGCGACTATGGCCGCAGCGATGACCCGGCCATGTTCGACGTGCTGCGCGCCTATTCACCGCTGCACACCCTGAAAGAAGGCGAGCGCTACCCCGCCACCCTGATTACGACCGGCGACCACGACGACCGGGTGGTGCCGGCCCATTCCTTCAAGTTTGGGGCGGCCTTGCAGCGGGCGCAGGGCGGCCCCGCCCCAACCCTGCTGCGCATTCAGACCCGCGCGGGGCACGGGGCCGGTAAGCCCACAGCGCTGGTCATTGAACAGGCCGCTGACCTTTACGCCTTTCTGGAGCGGGCGCTGGGCATGAGCTAA
- a CDS encoding LysE family translocator produces the protein MPDLPTLLAFTAASLALLLVPGPSVLFIVARSLHQGRRAGLVSALGVQVGGLVHVLAATLGVSALVLSSALLFSVLKWVGAIYLVVLGLRTWLARDPGPADRAAPPAQPLRRLFTQGAVVNLLNPKTALFFLAFLPQFVRPDQGPVWAQTLLLGGFFLVLATLSDSAYALLAGSVGRRLQGALVARWQRYLTGGVFIALGLGTASVQRA, from the coding sequence ATGCCTGACCTGCCCACGCTGCTGGCGTTCACCGCTGCCTCGCTGGCGCTGCTGCTGGTGCCAGGGCCCAGCGTGCTGTTCATTGTGGCGCGCAGCCTCCACCAGGGACGGCGGGCGGGGCTGGTCTCGGCGCTGGGGGTACAGGTGGGCGGGCTGGTGCATGTGCTGGCCGCCACCCTGGGCGTGTCGGCCCTGGTGCTGTCCTCCGCGCTGCTGTTTTCAGTGCTGAAGTGGGTGGGGGCCATCTACCTGGTGGTGCTGGGCCTCCGCACCTGGCTGGCGCGCGATCCTGGTCCCGCAGACCGGGCGGCCCCTCCGGCCCAACCGCTGCGGCGACTGTTCACGCAGGGCGCGGTGGTCAATCTCCTCAATCCCAAAACGGCGCTGTTCTTTCTGGCTTTTCTGCCCCAGTTTGTGCGGCCTGACCAGGGGCCCGTCTGGGCACAGACGCTCTTGCTGGGCGGCTTCTTTCTGGTGCTGGCGACCCTGAGTGACTCGGCGTACGCGCTGCTGGCCGGCAGCGTGGGCCGCCGGTTGCAGGGCGCCCTGGTTGCCCGCTGGCAGCGCTACCTCACCGGAGGCGTATTTATTGCGCTCGGCCTCGGCACAGCGTCGGTCCAGCGCGCCTAG
- the ttcA gene encoding tRNA 2-thiocytidine(32) synthetase TtcA, with protein sequence MTYPAPSPTAPDTARLFAPIVRGVGQAIGDYRMIEDGDRVMVCLSGGKDSYALLDVLLHLQKKAPVKFELVAVNLDQGQPGFPKDVLPRYLTDLGVRHDLLTQDTYSVVKEKTPEGKTTCALCSRLRRGILYGHARAIGATKIALGHHRDDILETLFMNLFFGARLKAMPPKLQSDDGTNVVIRPLAYTAEQDLIRYAQARQFPIIPCNLCGSQANLQRQVVGEMLEGWEREHPGRLNNILRALTRVTPSHLLDRDLFDFASLSVTPAEGDRGFDPDTYPEREFLNGLSEMQMLG encoded by the coding sequence ATGACCTACCCTGCCCCCTCTCCTACGGCCCCTGACACCGCCCGCCTGTTTGCCCCGATTGTCCGGGGGGTGGGCCAGGCCATCGGCGACTACCGCATGATTGAAGACGGCGACCGGGTCATGGTCTGCCTGTCGGGCGGCAAAGACAGCTATGCGCTGCTGGACGTGCTGCTGCACCTGCAAAAGAAGGCCCCGGTGAAGTTTGAACTCGTGGCTGTGAACCTGGACCAGGGGCAGCCGGGCTTTCCCAAAGACGTGCTGCCCCGTTACCTGACGGACCTGGGGGTGCGGCACGACCTGCTGACCCAGGACACCTACAGCGTGGTCAAGGAAAAGACGCCGGAGGGCAAGACCACCTGCGCGCTGTGCAGCCGCCTGCGCCGGGGCATCCTGTACGGCCACGCGCGGGCGATTGGCGCGACCAAGATTGCGCTGGGCCACCACCGCGACGACATCCTAGAAACGCTGTTCATGAATCTGTTTTTCGGCGCGCGCCTCAAAGCCATGCCGCCCAAGCTGCAAAGCGACGACGGCACCAACGTGGTCATCCGGCCGCTGGCGTACACAGCCGAGCAGGACCTCATCCGTTACGCCCAGGCGCGGCAGTTTCCGATTATTCCCTGCAACCTGTGCGGCAGCCAGGCCAACCTCCAGCGCCAGGTGGTGGGCGAGATGCTCGAAGGCTGGGAGCGCGAGCATCCGGGCCGCCTGAACAACATTCTGCGCGCCCTGACCCGCGTGACCCCCAGCCACCTGCTGGACCGCGACCTGTTTGACTTTGCTTCGCTGTCTGTGACGCCCGCCGAGGGTGACAGGGGCTTTGACCCGGACACCTACCCCGAGCGGGAGTTTTTAAACGGCCTGAGCGAGATGCAGATGCTGGGGTAG